The genomic DNA GAGGCTTCAATCGCTTTTCTACCTAAGCAAGGCCAATGTTGGGTGTAGAACTGAAGGGTCCTTACTGTAAAACTACAGAGCCCAAAGTTGGACAAAGTACTGATGTCAGCAGATATGGGAAGTGCTACCAGGAAAAATTCACCAAAATGTGAGGGGCTATAAGACACAACTTTTGTCCGCCATGATTTTCTTCCCACATAAATTTGCCTAACATCTGCTGGCACAACCATGTAAAGCTCAGGTCTCAAATCTGTCAAAATGTGAGTTGATTTGTAAAGGCACAGAGGCAGAACTGAAGCAAAAGAGTTGTGTGTGAATTAGCCAATAGTAAGAAGAGAGCTGTGTGGACTAAGACACGAGGAGTGGACACTAGAGCAGTGGGACTCTGGTGACAGATTTCACCCTCTTTCAGAGTGTAAAGTGGCTAATGGAATGTGGACTCTGccatgttttgctttgtttacatCCTTTGAGTGGCATTTCTTCATTTTCAAAAAAGAAACCTTCGTTGAACATATTACTGACACGTTTTACTAGTTTATCAGCTGCATGTAAAGTACTTTGAAATACGCAAATGCATATTAAAGACATTAAGGAATACAGCTGAAATGTTTGGTAATTCAACCACTTCCTTTCTTCTATCTCaggggagaagaagaagatttaGGAGACGAGGACATGAAAGTGGTGGTAAGCAGGCTCTTGATACTATAATGAGCACTTTATGAGCGTGTACAGGCCCTAAGTTGTGTGTCATTTGACAGGCAAAGAAGCATTTTGTGATACCATCAAAAAGGAGACACTCACAGTCCTGGTACAGCGAGAAGAAGAGAAATAGTAAAGGAAAACAGTGGAGGGAAGGACTTACTGGTGATGAAATGCCACCAGGAGGATGGGGAGTTGTGTTACATAAAATACCAGCTAAGAAACCCTCATTGAGAACTGCACAGTCTTCAGATTTGGAGAACTCTGACGATGAAGATCCTTCTCGTAGAATTCGGAGAGAGAAGGGGACGAGTAATAAACGACTGACACACCAAAGCGTCCGCGCTCAAACCGAAACGCTAAAGACAAATAGGAAAAAGAGAGACAGCTCTGAGGAAAAAGAAATGGAGGATGAGCTGAGTGACAGCAGTCCTCCACAAAGTCCAAAGGAATGCATACAAAAGTGCAGAGTTTCAACCAAAGAGAAGCTATCCCAGGAAGGGCAGGGAGACAGTGAGCCTGCAGACCAAAGTTTCTTCCAGAGTGACACCAATAACGCTGCTACATGCAGTGAAACCAATGTGAAGAAGAAGCGAAATCACAGAGAACATCATGAAAGTGCAGAAGAAGCTGATAATGAAAgtcaggaggaggtggaggttcAGTATGCTGCACCGTCTATGAATGAGGAAATCACTGAGGTGGAGGAAAGTCCTCATCTGTCACAGACCATCAGCGAGCTGGAGCTTAATGAAAATAATAGGATGGAGGAGAGTGACATCTCTGATTCAgaacagaggaagaagaaaaaggacgACCAAGAAAACGAAaatacagaagaagaaaagagccAGGACGAGCTGGAGGATCAGCACACTGCATCATCTTTGAATGAGGAAATCACCGAAGTGGAAGAGACTCAACATCTATCACAGACTGTTAATGAGCTGGATCTTAATGCAAAAGCTGGGCTGGAGGACAGTGATGTTCCTGATTCACAACAGAAGAAGGTGAAAGAGGAcaacaaagaaatcaaaaatgcagaagaagacaagagCCAGAGTCAGGACGAGCCGGAGGATCAGCACGGTGCAGCATCTCTGAATGACGAAATCaatgaggtggaggaggagactCCCTATTTGTCGCAGGTCACCAGCGTGCTTGATGTTACCGGAAAAACTGTGATGGAGGACAGTGACATGACTGATACacaacagaaaaagaagaaaaagaaaaagaagaaggtgaaagaggacaacaaagaaaacaaaaatgcagaagAAGAACAGAGCCAGAATCAGGATGAGCTGGAGGTTCAGGGTACTGCAGCATCTGCGAATGAGGAAATCattgaggaggaggagagtgacATTCCTCATTcacaacagaagaagaagaaaaagaagaaaagaaagaagtcaCCTGAAGAACATGAAAAGGagaagatgaaaaagaaaatgtctgaAAGCAACGATGGTGAGGAGGAAGATGTCGAGCGGTTAAAGTGCAACACCGCTGCTGAATCTCTTCACGATGATGTGGAGATaccaacaaagaagaagaaaaagaaaaaaggaacagagaaaaagaaagagtttGAAGATTGTGGTGAAGGTGACGGTTTCAGAAATACTGAAGCTTTTCAGGAAAACCTTGAGAAAACTTTGGAATCCAGttctgtgaaaagaaaaaagcacaaaaagtcATCTCAGAGAGATGAATGTAACACTCCCGAAGATGAAGAAAATCCACAGAAAACAGATGAGATTGAAGACCATGATGCTGGTTTACTGAtgaccaagaagaagaagaaaatgaaagaaatgtcaAGCATGGAGGGCTCCAATGACACTGTGGCACAAAGCTCTGATCTGTTGTCtgtgcagcagaaaaaaaagaagaggaaatctGTCTTCCTCTGTGCTGATGTAGAGGGAAAAGCTGCTCAttcagaggaagaaaaacattGTCCTTCGCGATCTGTGACTTCTGAAAAGCCAGGCGTCAGCACCGGCAGTTctgctgaatcagcagaaatCACTGTAAGTTTGGACAAATCTAATGACAGAGtcaggaaaaagaagaagaggaggaaaatgTCAGATGAACAAGAGAGTGTGAAAAAAGATCTGGAACCAGATTTTGAGGAACTTGAGGAGGCCCTGTCTGACACAgggctgaagaagaagaaaaagaaacgtAAGAGGAACGAAACCAAGTCGGCAACCCCCGTGAAAGGATCAGAAAATGCTGATGCAAGATGCTCTGATgaggctgtggtgttaaaaaagaagagggaaaaaaatatccAAGAAACACCAGCAGCTGCAAGTGAAGAAACTGAATCAGAAAGTCTGTTTG from Oreochromis niloticus isolate F11D_XX linkage group LG10, O_niloticus_UMD_NMBU, whole genome shotgun sequence includes the following:
- the LOC100695048 gene encoding eukaryotic translation initiation factor 5B, producing MAVVTSVTSKHFQVKSHVECFACFGEVLYLRVSCLRFFTDPSVSPTMAKVGQSNEWTESDAVAEIATADPSDFVLETLPPEHVERISRFIESSSVLCSSQNREDGATEGEAAEADSDSGDSLFITQKPVPEAVRSGRRKRRSLRSGLTSPREREESEDDSSPSASFQDTRSKKRRKKETKLRMPKYSFPFLKDKMPKAKGIFLSEVQNTRLHYSSMGAFFDCIRKLQQSYQTVEDLESNLPAIDMNGECISPISEGEEEDLGDEDMKVVAKKHFVIPSKRRHSQSWYSEKKRNSKGKQWREGLTGDEMPPGGWGVVLHKIPAKKPSLRTAQSSDLENSDDEDPSRRIRREKGTSNKRLTHQSVRAQTETLKTNRKKRDSSEEKEMEDELSDSSPPQSPKECIQKCRVSTKEKLSQEGQGDSEPADQSFFQSDTNNAATCSETNVKKKRNHREHHESAEEADNESQEEVEVQYAAPSMNEEITEVEESPHLSQTISELELNENNRMEESDISDSEQRKKKKDDQENENTEEEKSQDELEDQHTASSLNEEITEVEETQHLSQTVNELDLNAKAGLEDSDVPDSQQKKVKEDNKEIKNAEEDKSQSQDEPEDQHGAASLNDEINEVEEETPYLSQVTSVLDVTGKTVMEDSDMTDTQQKKKKKKKKKVKEDNKENKNAEEEQSQNQDELEVQGTAASANEEIIEEEESDIPHSQQKKKKKKKRKKSPEEHEKEKMKKKMSESNDGEEEDVERLKCNTAAESLHDDVEIPTKKKKKKKGTEKKKEFEDCGEGDGFRNTEAFQENLEKTLESSSVKRKKHKKSSQRDECNTPEDEENPQKTDEIEDHDAGLLMTKKKKKMKEMSSMEGSNDTVAQSSDLLSVQQKKKKRKSVFLCADVEGKAAHSEEEKHCPSRSVTSEKPGVSTGSSAESAEITVSLDKSNDRVRKKKKRRKMSDEQESVKKDLEPDFEELEEALSDTGLKKKKKKRKRNETKSATPVKGSENADARCSDEAVVLKKKREKNIQETPAAASEETESESLFEHASPSLDTPGKDSKKKKKGKSAHNVSLWSKEQSYERLITSKAGRKTDMKERKRTADCSFTTQLSKTSVLPSPHSIKKNKPKKLKRTLHNPSGDFLTHSQYQ